One genomic window of Cheilinus undulatus linkage group 7, ASM1832078v1, whole genome shotgun sequence includes the following:
- the soat1 gene encoding sterol O-acyltransferase 1 isoform X2: MESDTVLRSRCRAIPKMPTFSDLDSSPEGESNRGELQQRNGDTHISSNGKIEVEHVISKKLQLKRKAEYLKSDLMRQFDSQVNDFMDSLIEESTSLEPAPVPAAFSPLLSDKERSKLRHFRPPHGQGKLFVGRRSLLDELFEVNHIRTIYHMFIALLILFILSTLVVDFIDEGRLVLDFDLLVYAFGQFPLVVCTWICMFLSVLLVPYSLFHLWSQTQCGSFSHPWLYTLLFGSVFLLYQALGLGFLPTYVAVTNSLPPASSFIVILEQVRLMMKVHSFVRENAPRVQNWAKDKTSPGPVVPQVSQYLYFLFAPTLIYRDKYPRNQVIRWSYVATKLLQVLGSLFYAYYVFVRLCIPQFRSISLQLFDLRAMVLCVFNSILPGVLVLFLGFFAFLHCWLNAFAEMLRFADRMFYKDWWNSTSFANYYRTWNVVVHDWLYYYVYRDFLWISQKRFRPAAMLFVFTVSAVVHEYILAICFGFFYPVLFCLFMCFGMMFNFILHDQRKGPIWNIIMWTSLFLGQGVIICLYSQEWYAQRYCPLKESSFFELLKPRSWSCVRNPMSGSDRL; encoded by the exons gaaaaattgaAGTGGAACATGTGATCAGCAAAAAGCTACAGCTCAAAAGGAAAGCAGAG taCCTGAAGAGTGACCTGATGCGTCAGTTTGACAGTCAGGTCAATGACTTCATGGACAGTCTCATTGAGGAGTCAACCAGCCTGGAGCCTGCACCTGTACCTGCTGCTTTCTCACCTCTGCTGTCCGACAAGGAGAGGAGCAAACTCAG GCATTTTCGGCCTCCTCATGGCCAGGGGAAGCTGTTTGTCGGTCGCAGGTCCCTCTTAGA tGAATTGTTTGAGGTGAACCACATTCGGACCATCTACCACATGTTTATCGCCCTGCTCATTCTCTTTATCCTCAGTACACTGGTGGTGGATTTCATTGATGAAGGCAG GCTGGTGCTGGACTTTGACCTTCTGGTCTATGCGTTTGGACAGTTCCCTCTGGTGGTGTGCACGTGGATCTGCATGTTCCTGTCTGTGCTGCTGGTCCCCTACAGCCTGTTCCACTTATGGTCACAGACCCAGTGTGGCTCTTTCAGTCACCCCTGGTTGTACACTTTGCTGTTTGGCTCTGTATTCCTGCTCTACCAAGCTCTGGGTCTGGGATTCCTGCCTACCTATGTGGCGGTGACCAACAGTTTGCCACCTGCATCCAGCTTTATCGTCATCCTGGAACAG GTGCGTCTAATGATGAAGGTCCACTCCTTTGTCAGGGAGAACGCACCAAGAGTCCAGAACTGGGCAAAAGATAAGACCA GCCCAGGTCCAGTGGTCCCTCAGGTGTCTCAGTATCTCTACTTTCTGTTTGCACCCACACTCATCTACAGAGACAAGTACCCAAG GAATCAAGTGATCAGATGGAGCTACGTGGCTACAAAGCTACTTCAG GTTCTGGGCAGTTTGTTTTATGCCTATTACGTGTTTGTGCGGCTCTGCATCCCTCAGTTTCGCAGCATCAGTTTGCAGCTGTTTGATCTGAGGGCCATGGTCCTCTGTGTCTTTAACTCCATTTTACCAG gaGTGCTGGTTCTCTTCTTGGGATTCTTTGCCTTCCTCCACTGTTGGCTTAATGCTTTTGCTGAGATGCTCCGCTTTGCTGACAGGATGTTTTATAAG GATTGGTGGAATTCTACATCTTTTGCCAATTATTACCGCACTTGGAATGTAGTGGTCCACGACTGGTTGTACTACTATGTGTACCGGGATTTCCTGTGG ATTTCTCAGAAACGTTTTAGACCAGCAGCCATGCTCTTTGTGTTTACAGTGTCTGCAGTCGTCCACGAGTACATTCTTGCAATCTGTTTTGGCTTCTTCTACCCCGTGCTTTTCTGCCTCTTCATGTGCTTTGGAA TGATGTTCAACTTCATTCTGCATGACCAGAGAAAAGGTCCCATCTGGAATATAATCATGTGGACGTCCCTCTTCCTGGGTCAGGGAGTCATCATCTGTCTGTACTCTCAGGAGTGGTATGCCCAACGCTACTGTCCCCTGAAGGAG tCTTCGTTCTTTGAGTTACTGAAGCCTCGCTCCTGGAGCTGTGTGAGGAATCCTATGTCAGGCTCTGACAGGCTGTGA
- the soat1 gene encoding sterol O-acyltransferase 1 isoform X1 — translation MTLKAVLMESDTVLRSRCRAIPKMPTFSDLDSSPEGESNRGELQQRNGDTHISSNGKIEVEHVISKKLQLKRKAEYLKSDLMRQFDSQVNDFMDSLIEESTSLEPAPVPAAFSPLLSDKERSKLRHFRPPHGQGKLFVGRRSLLDELFEVNHIRTIYHMFIALLILFILSTLVVDFIDEGRLVLDFDLLVYAFGQFPLVVCTWICMFLSVLLVPYSLFHLWSQTQCGSFSHPWLYTLLFGSVFLLYQALGLGFLPTYVAVTNSLPPASSFIVILEQVRLMMKVHSFVRENAPRVQNWAKDKTSPGPVVPQVSQYLYFLFAPTLIYRDKYPRNQVIRWSYVATKLLQVLGSLFYAYYVFVRLCIPQFRSISLQLFDLRAMVLCVFNSILPGVLVLFLGFFAFLHCWLNAFAEMLRFADRMFYKDWWNSTSFANYYRTWNVVVHDWLYYYVYRDFLWISQKRFRPAAMLFVFTVSAVVHEYILAICFGFFYPVLFCLFMCFGMMFNFILHDQRKGPIWNIIMWTSLFLGQGVIICLYSQEWYAQRYCPLKESSFFELLKPRSWSCVRNPMSGSDRL, via the exons gaaaaattgaAGTGGAACATGTGATCAGCAAAAAGCTACAGCTCAAAAGGAAAGCAGAG taCCTGAAGAGTGACCTGATGCGTCAGTTTGACAGTCAGGTCAATGACTTCATGGACAGTCTCATTGAGGAGTCAACCAGCCTGGAGCCTGCACCTGTACCTGCTGCTTTCTCACCTCTGCTGTCCGACAAGGAGAGGAGCAAACTCAG GCATTTTCGGCCTCCTCATGGCCAGGGGAAGCTGTTTGTCGGTCGCAGGTCCCTCTTAGA tGAATTGTTTGAGGTGAACCACATTCGGACCATCTACCACATGTTTATCGCCCTGCTCATTCTCTTTATCCTCAGTACACTGGTGGTGGATTTCATTGATGAAGGCAG GCTGGTGCTGGACTTTGACCTTCTGGTCTATGCGTTTGGACAGTTCCCTCTGGTGGTGTGCACGTGGATCTGCATGTTCCTGTCTGTGCTGCTGGTCCCCTACAGCCTGTTCCACTTATGGTCACAGACCCAGTGTGGCTCTTTCAGTCACCCCTGGTTGTACACTTTGCTGTTTGGCTCTGTATTCCTGCTCTACCAAGCTCTGGGTCTGGGATTCCTGCCTACCTATGTGGCGGTGACCAACAGTTTGCCACCTGCATCCAGCTTTATCGTCATCCTGGAACAG GTGCGTCTAATGATGAAGGTCCACTCCTTTGTCAGGGAGAACGCACCAAGAGTCCAGAACTGGGCAAAAGATAAGACCA GCCCAGGTCCAGTGGTCCCTCAGGTGTCTCAGTATCTCTACTTTCTGTTTGCACCCACACTCATCTACAGAGACAAGTACCCAAG GAATCAAGTGATCAGATGGAGCTACGTGGCTACAAAGCTACTTCAG GTTCTGGGCAGTTTGTTTTATGCCTATTACGTGTTTGTGCGGCTCTGCATCCCTCAGTTTCGCAGCATCAGTTTGCAGCTGTTTGATCTGAGGGCCATGGTCCTCTGTGTCTTTAACTCCATTTTACCAG gaGTGCTGGTTCTCTTCTTGGGATTCTTTGCCTTCCTCCACTGTTGGCTTAATGCTTTTGCTGAGATGCTCCGCTTTGCTGACAGGATGTTTTATAAG GATTGGTGGAATTCTACATCTTTTGCCAATTATTACCGCACTTGGAATGTAGTGGTCCACGACTGGTTGTACTACTATGTGTACCGGGATTTCCTGTGG ATTTCTCAGAAACGTTTTAGACCAGCAGCCATGCTCTTTGTGTTTACAGTGTCTGCAGTCGTCCACGAGTACATTCTTGCAATCTGTTTTGGCTTCTTCTACCCCGTGCTTTTCTGCCTCTTCATGTGCTTTGGAA TGATGTTCAACTTCATTCTGCATGACCAGAGAAAAGGTCCCATCTGGAATATAATCATGTGGACGTCCCTCTTCCTGGGTCAGGGAGTCATCATCTGTCTGTACTCTCAGGAGTGGTATGCCCAACGCTACTGTCCCCTGAAGGAG tCTTCGTTCTTTGAGTTACTGAAGCCTCGCTCCTGGAGCTGTGTGAGGAATCCTATGTCAGGCTCTGACAGGCTGTGA